One part of the Salinimonas iocasae genome encodes these proteins:
- the miaA gene encoding tRNA (adenosine(37)-N6)-dimethylallyltransferase MiaA, producing MSDGTADALPVIAIMGPTASGKTGLALTLADKIDCEIVSVDSALVYRDMDIGTAKPTAEEQAIASHWLIDILDPAQSYSVAAFYKDAVRLIGEIHSRGKIPVLTGGTMMYFNALINGISPLPKSDEVIREAISQEAEVHGWGAMHDQLKEVDPTSAQRIHPNDPQRLTRALEVFRSSGQTLTHWQNQKVKPCPYSITQFAIAPSDRAVLHERIAQRFDLMLEAGLIAEVENLSARGDLHEDLPSIRSVGYRQVWHYLEGALTYPQMREKGIIATRQLAKRQLTWLRGWEELNWLDTFANDNTAKILAKVAP from the coding sequence ATGAGTGATGGCACAGCTGATGCATTACCTGTCATTGCAATCATGGGCCCGACGGCATCGGGGAAAACAGGACTGGCGCTAACGCTGGCAGACAAAATTGACTGTGAAATAGTCAGCGTTGATTCTGCACTGGTGTATCGCGACATGGATATTGGGACGGCAAAGCCAACCGCAGAGGAGCAGGCTATTGCGTCACACTGGTTAATCGATATACTGGACCCTGCGCAAAGTTATTCTGTCGCAGCATTTTATAAAGATGCAGTTCGGTTAATTGGTGAAATTCACAGTCGGGGCAAGATCCCGGTTTTGACAGGCGGTACAATGATGTACTTCAATGCCTTGATAAACGGAATTTCGCCCTTACCTAAGTCCGACGAGGTGATCAGGGAGGCAATATCTCAGGAGGCAGAGGTTCACGGTTGGGGTGCAATGCATGACCAGCTCAAAGAAGTGGACCCTACTAGCGCTCAGAGAATCCATCCTAATGATCCTCAAAGACTGACCAGAGCTTTGGAAGTTTTCCGAAGTTCGGGGCAGACGCTCACCCACTGGCAAAACCAGAAAGTGAAGCCCTGTCCTTACAGTATTACGCAGTTTGCCATCGCGCCATCAGATAGAGCTGTACTGCATGAGCGAATAGCACAACGATTTGATTTGATGCTGGAAGCTGGCCTGATTGCTGAAGTGGAGAATTTGAGCGCCAGAGGTGATCTTCATGAAGATTTACCCTCTATACGTTCAGTAGGATACCGTCAGGTTTGGCATTATCTTGAAGGGGCGCTTACTTATCCACAAATGCGGGAAAAAGGCATTATCGCTACCCGACAGTTAGCAAAGCGTCAGCTTACCTGGCTCAGAGGCTGGGAAGAGCTGAACTGGTTAGACACATTTGCTAACGATAATACGGCTAAGATTTTAGCAAAAGTCGCACCTTAG
- the hflC gene encoding protease modulator HflC, whose translation MKNIVIVVLILLVALASGSLFVVREGERAIVIQFGKVQRDDQTGDTRVFEPGLHPKIPFIDSVKKLDARIQTLDDGADRFVTEEKKDLIVDSYVKWRIEDFARYYLSTGGNKLQAEALLKQKVNNGLRSEFGTRTIKQIVSGERSALMDQAMQQASTSSDELGIEIVDVRVKQINLPTEVSNSIFQRMRAERAAVAREHRSEGQEQAEVIRADIDAKVTVMLADAERNARQVRGEGDALAAQIYASAYSKNADFYSFLRSMDAYRNSFDSKQDILVVEPDSEFFRYMNSSEGRRDN comes from the coding sequence ATGAAGAATATCGTGATAGTTGTACTTATTCTGTTAGTCGCATTAGCCTCCGGTTCGCTGTTTGTGGTGCGTGAAGGTGAACGAGCTATTGTCATTCAGTTTGGTAAGGTCCAGCGTGACGACCAGACTGGTGACACGCGGGTATTTGAGCCTGGCTTGCACCCTAAAATTCCGTTTATTGATTCTGTTAAGAAGCTGGACGCGCGTATTCAGACACTGGATGACGGCGCTGATCGTTTCGTTACAGAAGAGAAAAAGGATTTGATTGTTGATTCCTATGTGAAATGGCGTATTGAAGATTTTGCCCGCTATTACCTGTCTACCGGCGGTAATAAATTACAGGCAGAAGCGCTGTTAAAGCAGAAGGTTAACAACGGGTTACGCTCAGAATTTGGTACCCGAACCATTAAGCAAATTGTATCCGGCGAGCGCTCGGCATTGATGGACCAGGCGATGCAGCAGGCATCTACATCGTCAGATGAACTGGGTATTGAGATTGTCGATGTACGCGTTAAGCAGATAAACCTGCCAACGGAAGTCAGTAATTCAATCTTCCAGCGTATGCGTGCTGAGCGTGCGGCCGTAGCCAGAGAGCACCGTTCTGAAGGTCAGGAGCAGGCTGAGGTCATTCGCGCAGATATTGATGCCAAAGTAACGGTAATGCTGGCCGATGCTGAGCGTAATGCACGTCAGGTTCGCGGTGAAGGTGATGCACTCGCGGCGCAGATATATGCCTCTGCGTATTCAAAGAATGCTGACTTCTATAGCTTCCTGCGTAGTATGGATGCCTACAGAAACAGCTTCGACTCAAAACAGGATATTCTTGTTGTTGAGCCTGACAGCGAATTCTTCCGCTATATGAATAGTAGCGAAGGGCGTAGAGATAACTAA
- the hflX gene encoding ribosome rescue GTPase HflX: protein MFDRYEAGEQAVLVHVNFADENSKEELAELELLVSSAGVNAADVLTTSRSAPHAKYFVGSGKAEEIAAAVKAHDANVVIFNHALSPSQERNLESICRCRVLDRTGLILDIFAQRARTHEGKLQVELAQLRHISTRLIRGWTHLERQKGGIGLRGPGETQLETDRRLLRGRIKSIIRRLEKVQRQREQGRRSRKRAEIPTVSLVGYTNAGKSTLFNQITDAHVYAADQLFATLDPTLRKIELQDVGPAILADTVGFIRHLPHDLVAAFKATLQETQEADLLLHVVDVSDARYRETMDEVNEVLDEIEAGDKQQLLICNKIDNLEEVKPRIDRDDEGMPIRVWLSAREAVGLELLSEALTECLARNMVDYTLRIPPEHSHLRGVLFDLNCIAEESYDTNGDWMVEVRMPATDWNKLEKRLDKGLSEFVEYEDTVAQHDNDN from the coding sequence TTGTTTGACCGTTATGAAGCCGGTGAGCAGGCTGTCCTTGTTCATGTTAACTTTGCCGACGAAAATTCCAAAGAGGAGCTGGCTGAACTAGAGTTGCTGGTGTCCTCTGCTGGGGTTAATGCCGCGGATGTATTAACCACATCCCGTAGTGCCCCTCATGCCAAGTATTTCGTTGGATCCGGAAAGGCAGAAGAAATCGCCGCTGCCGTTAAAGCGCATGATGCCAACGTGGTTATCTTCAATCATGCGCTATCGCCTTCTCAGGAGCGAAATCTAGAATCTATCTGCAGATGCCGGGTGCTTGACCGCACCGGCCTCATCTTAGATATCTTTGCCCAGCGCGCTCGTACGCACGAGGGTAAACTGCAGGTAGAACTCGCCCAGCTTCGACATATTTCAACGCGTCTGATACGCGGCTGGACCCACCTTGAGCGTCAGAAAGGCGGGATAGGTTTGCGTGGGCCCGGTGAAACGCAGCTGGAAACGGATCGTCGTTTGCTCCGTGGCCGGATAAAATCGATTATTCGTCGGCTGGAAAAAGTACAAAGGCAACGTGAACAAGGGCGCCGCTCCCGTAAACGCGCAGAAATTCCTACTGTTTCGCTGGTGGGCTACACCAACGCCGGCAAATCAACACTATTTAACCAAATAACTGATGCACATGTTTATGCGGCGGATCAGTTGTTTGCTACACTAGACCCTACACTCAGAAAAATCGAATTACAGGATGTTGGCCCTGCTATTCTGGCGGACACAGTTGGATTTATCAGGCATCTTCCCCATGATTTGGTCGCGGCATTTAAGGCGACTCTTCAGGAGACACAGGAAGCAGACTTATTGCTGCATGTTGTGGATGTTTCCGATGCGCGCTACCGGGAAACCATGGATGAAGTTAATGAGGTCCTGGATGAAATCGAGGCTGGTGACAAACAACAGTTACTTATCTGTAATAAGATTGATAATCTTGAGGAAGTAAAACCGCGTATAGACAGAGACGATGAAGGCATGCCCATTCGGGTCTGGCTTTCAGCACGCGAGGCAGTGGGTCTTGAGCTATTAAGTGAAGCACTGACTGAATGTTTGGCGCGCAATATGGTAGATTACACATTGCGTATTCCGCCGGAACATAGTCATCTTCGCGGTGTATTGTTTGATTTGAATTGTATTGCTGAGGAATCCTACGACACCAACGGTGACTGGATGGTGGAAGTCAGAATGCCTGCAACTGACTGGAACAAGTTGGAAAAGCGGCTTGATAAGGGGCTGTCTGAATTTGTGGAATACGAAGACACCGTTGCTCAGCACGATAACGATAATTAA
- the hflK gene encoding FtsH protease activity modulator HflK, translating into MAWNEPGGNKNDPWKNRGGKDQGPPDLDDVFKNLFGKFSKGGGNGGSGKSMGKLGISLLVGLLVVIWFVSGFYTIREAERGVVLRFGEFYTEVEPGLRWKPTFVDSVIPVDVQSIRDQASSGSMLTEDENVVRVQMEMQYRVVDPFRWTFAVENPETSLSQALDSAIRYVVGHSEMDDVLTDGREVTRQRVWEELQSIIEPYNMGVSIIDMNFRDARPPEEVKDAFDDAIAAQEDEQRFIREAEAYAREIEPRARGRANRMNEEAQAYKEQIILEAQGEVARFEELLPQYEQAPQVTRDRIYLETMEAVYGNTSKILVDSQNGNSMMYLPLDKIMNSSGNSSQNLRNMVPNLQVPDLQNNGRGSNNTSPSSGLRNSRFNNGGE; encoded by the coding sequence ATGGCTTGGAATGAGCCGGGTGGCAATAAAAATGACCCCTGGAAAAACCGTGGGGGTAAAGATCAGGGACCACCGGATTTGGACGATGTGTTCAAAAACCTGTTTGGTAAATTCAGTAAGGGCGGCGGTAACGGCGGCTCGGGCAAAAGTATGGGCAAACTTGGCATAAGCTTGCTGGTTGGCCTGCTTGTTGTAATCTGGTTTGTCAGTGGTTTTTATACAATTCGTGAGGCCGAGCGGGGTGTTGTGCTGCGCTTTGGTGAATTCTATACCGAAGTGGAACCTGGCTTGCGCTGGAAACCAACATTTGTAGATTCTGTTATTCCCGTAGATGTGCAGTCTATTCGTGATCAGGCATCGTCAGGGTCAATGCTGACTGAAGACGAAAACGTGGTTCGCGTGCAAATGGAAATGCAATATCGCGTGGTTGACCCGTTTCGTTGGACGTTTGCCGTCGAAAACCCGGAAACCAGTCTGAGTCAGGCACTTGATAGCGCTATTCGCTACGTAGTGGGTCACTCGGAAATGGATGACGTCTTGACCGATGGTCGTGAAGTTACTCGCCAGCGCGTATGGGAAGAACTTCAGTCGATAATCGAACCATACAATATGGGCGTTTCTATCATTGATATGAACTTCCGTGATGCACGTCCGCCAGAAGAAGTTAAAGATGCTTTTGATGATGCAATTGCTGCACAGGAAGATGAGCAGCGCTTTATTCGTGAAGCCGAAGCTTATGCCAGAGAAATTGAGCCGCGTGCTCGTGGTCGCGCTAATCGGATGAACGAAGAAGCCCAGGCGTATAAAGAGCAAATCATATTGGAAGCGCAGGGTGAAGTAGCCCGCTTTGAAGAGCTTCTGCCTCAGTATGAACAGGCTCCTCAGGTTACTCGCGACAGGATTTACCTTGAAACAATGGAAGCGGTTTATGGCAATACCAGTAAGATTCTGGTGGATAGCCAGAATGGTAATTCTATGATGTATTTGCCACTGGATAAAATCATGAATAGTAGTGGTAACAGTTCTCAGAACTTGAGAAACATGGTGCCAAACCTGCAGGTTCCCGATCTTCAAAACAATGGTCGCGGTTCAAATAATACCAGTCCAAGTTCAGGGCTACGCAACAGCCGCTTTAACAATGGAGGTGAATAA
- the hfq gene encoding RNA chaperone Hfq: MAKGQSLQDPFLNALRKERIPVSIYLVNGIKLQGQVESFDQFVILLKNTVSQMVYKHAISTVVPARAITMPSSTQGDAENIKTD, encoded by the coding sequence ATGGCTAAAGGGCAATCTTTACAAGACCCATTCTTGAACGCATTACGCAAGGAACGTATCCCTGTGTCAATTTACCTGGTTAACGGAATTAAGTTACAAGGTCAGGTCGAGTCTTTCGACCAGTTTGTAATTCTTCTGAAAAACACGGTAAGCCAGATGGTTTATAAGCACGCTATTTCTACTGTCGTGCCTGCTCGAGCCATTACAATGCCCAGTTCAACCCAAGGGGACGCAGAAAATATTAAAACTGACTAA